The proteins below are encoded in one region of Amycolatopsis acidiphila:
- a CDS encoding LLM class flavin-dependent oxidoreductase, whose amino-acid sequence MTGPQLHLNLFIHDTGHHEASWRLPGADPLSHVDVGYFEELARIAEGAGFDSVFLADSPVLWGDPGRRPSGRLEPTLLLAALARATSRIGLSATASTSYNEPYNLARRLASLDHLSGGRAGWNIVTTAGDEAARNFGLDAQPAHAERYRRAAEFVDVSRKLWDSWADDAIVADKARGVHTDPGRVFPVDHLGEHSSVAGPLNVPRSPQGHPLLVQAGSSEDGKEFAARYADAVFTAQPTLEEGQAFYADVKKRAADLGRDPESVKILPGIVPVLGETEDEARALDAELDRLIVPDYAVDQLARQLRVPPERLVLDEPLPAELPGEDEIEGAKSRYTLIVTLARRENLTVRQLIGRLGGGRGHRTFTGTPLQVADTIEHWFTSGAADGFNVMPAVLPAGLRSFVDTVLPILRSRGLFRTGYETSTLRGHYGLARPGASAIPSRDGDARRPRAVSP is encoded by the coding sequence ATGACCGGCCCCCAGCTGCATCTCAACCTGTTCATCCACGACACCGGCCACCACGAGGCGTCCTGGCGGCTGCCCGGCGCGGACCCGCTGTCGCATGTGGACGTGGGGTACTTCGAGGAGCTGGCCAGGATCGCCGAGGGCGCGGGGTTCGACTCGGTGTTCCTCGCCGACAGCCCCGTGCTGTGGGGAGACCCGGGCCGCAGGCCCAGCGGCAGGCTCGAACCGACGCTGCTGCTCGCCGCGCTCGCCAGGGCGACCAGCCGGATCGGCCTCAGCGCGACAGCCTCCACCAGCTACAACGAGCCGTACAACCTCGCCCGCCGGCTCGCCTCGCTCGACCACCTCAGCGGCGGCCGCGCGGGGTGGAACATCGTCACCACCGCCGGCGACGAGGCGGCGCGCAACTTCGGCCTGGACGCGCAGCCGGCGCACGCCGAGCGGTACCGGCGCGCGGCCGAGTTCGTCGACGTCTCGCGGAAGCTGTGGGACAGCTGGGCCGACGACGCGATCGTGGCGGACAAGGCGCGCGGGGTGCACACCGATCCGGGCCGGGTCTTCCCGGTCGATCACCTGGGCGAGCACTCCAGTGTGGCCGGCCCGCTCAACGTGCCGCGCTCGCCCCAGGGGCATCCGCTGCTCGTCCAGGCCGGGTCCTCCGAGGACGGCAAGGAGTTCGCCGCCCGGTACGCCGACGCGGTGTTCACCGCGCAGCCCACTCTCGAGGAGGGCCAGGCCTTCTACGCGGACGTCAAGAAACGCGCCGCGGACCTCGGCCGCGACCCGGAGTCGGTGAAGATCCTGCCCGGGATCGTGCCCGTGCTCGGCGAGACCGAGGACGAGGCCCGGGCCCTCGACGCCGAGCTGGACCGGCTGATCGTGCCGGACTACGCGGTGGACCAGCTCGCCAGGCAGCTGCGCGTGCCGCCGGAACGGCTGGTGCTGGACGAACCGCTGCCCGCGGAGCTGCCGGGCGAGGACGAGATCGAGGGCGCGAAGAGCCGCTACACCCTGATCGTCACCCTCGCGCGGCGGGAGAACCTGACCGTCCGGCAGCTGATCGGCAGGCTCGGCGGCGGGCGCGGGCACCGGACGTTCACCGGGACCCCGCTCCAGGTGGCCGACACCATCGAGCACTGGTTCACCTCGGGGGCCGCGGACGGGTTCAACGTGATGCCCGCGGTGCTGCCGGCCGGACTACGGTCCTTTGTGGACACGGTGTTGCCGATCCTGCGGTCCCGGGGGCTGTTCCGGACCGGCTACGAGACGAGCACGCTGCGCGGGCACTACGGGCTGGCGCGGCCCGGGGCGAGCGCGATCCCGTCCCGCGACGGGGACGCTCGCCGCCCGCGAGCGGTCTCGCCTTAG
- a CDS encoding ABC transporter ATP-binding protein, whose protein sequence is MAAHAGGLTAVRVSSLERRFAAQPVLDGLDLELGAGEFVALLGQSGSGKSTLLRALAGLDHDVTGSGEITTPERVSVAFQDSRLLPWLRVLDNVVLGLAGARRAGAEALAEVGLAGRERAWPGELSGGEQQRVALARSLVAEPELLLADEPFGALDALTRIRMHGLLRELYQRHRPTVLLVTHDVDEAVELADRVLVLEAGRIAVDVRIDLPGSRSLRDPGFHEYRDLLRHALGAATTGAKP, encoded by the coding sequence ATGGCGGCGCACGCTGGCGGGCTGACCGCCGTCCGGGTGTCCTCTTTGGAGCGACGGTTCGCCGCGCAGCCGGTGCTGGACGGGCTCGACCTCGAGCTGGGCGCCGGTGAGTTCGTCGCACTGCTGGGGCAGAGCGGTTCGGGCAAGAGCACGCTGCTGCGCGCACTGGCCGGGCTCGACCACGACGTCACCGGGTCCGGGGAGATCACGACCCCGGAGCGGGTCTCGGTGGCGTTCCAGGACTCGCGCCTGCTGCCGTGGCTGCGCGTGCTCGACAACGTCGTCCTCGGCCTGGCGGGCGCCCGGCGAGCCGGTGCCGAAGCGCTCGCCGAGGTCGGGCTGGCCGGGCGGGAGCGGGCCTGGCCCGGCGAGCTGTCGGGCGGCGAGCAGCAGCGGGTGGCGCTCGCCCGGTCACTGGTGGCCGAGCCCGAGCTGCTGCTGGCCGACGAGCCGTTCGGCGCGCTGGACGCGCTCACCCGGATCAGGATGCACGGTCTGCTGCGCGAGCTCTACCAGCGCCACCGCCCGACGGTCCTGCTCGTCACGCACGACGTGGACGAGGCCGTCGAGCTGGCCGACCGGGTGCTCGTGCTCGAGGCCGGCCGCATCGCCGTCGACGTCCGCATCGACCTGCCCGGGTCCCGCTCCCTGCGGGACCCCGGGTTCCACGAATACCGCGACCTGCTCCGGCACGCACTGGGCGCCGCGACGACAGGAGCGAAGCCATGA
- a CDS encoding ABC transporter permease yields MTSVIEPKTTGVVATPRGTSKATRRLSRPRTVPFARLLGVLVLLGLWSLASALGALDPRKLSAPWTVVRTGADLIADGTLQANLGASLYRVGLGFGIGVLAGTALALLAGLSRVGEALIDGPVQVKRAIPLLGLAPLMILWLGIGQQFKIVLIAVGVVVYSYVQTHAALIAIDHRYVELAESLGLSRLRFVRKVVIPGALPGFFLGLRLSASIAWLTLVVVESVNAVDGLGKMMFRAQDYGQSDVILVGLAVFGIFGFGSDALLRILERKVLSWRRTLAG; encoded by the coding sequence ATGACGAGCGTGATCGAACCGAAGACGACCGGCGTGGTGGCCACTCCGCGGGGCACCAGCAAAGCCACCCGCAGGCTCAGCCGCCCCCGCACCGTTCCCTTCGCCCGGCTGCTGGGTGTCCTGGTGCTGCTGGGCCTCTGGTCGCTCGCCTCCGCCCTCGGCGCGCTCGACCCGCGGAAGCTGTCCGCGCCGTGGACGGTCGTGCGCACCGGTGCCGACCTGATCGCGGACGGCACGCTTCAGGCGAACCTCGGCGCGTCGTTGTACCGCGTCGGCCTCGGGTTCGGCATCGGCGTGCTGGCCGGGACCGCGCTGGCCCTGCTGGCCGGGCTCAGCCGGGTGGGGGAGGCGCTGATCGACGGGCCGGTACAGGTGAAGCGGGCGATCCCGCTGCTCGGCCTTGCCCCGCTGATGATCCTGTGGCTGGGCATCGGCCAGCAGTTCAAGATCGTGCTCATCGCGGTCGGCGTGGTGGTCTACAGCTACGTCCAGACACACGCCGCGCTGATCGCGATCGACCACCGCTACGTCGAGCTCGCCGAGTCACTGGGGCTCTCCCGGCTCCGGTTCGTGCGCAAGGTCGTCATCCCCGGTGCGCTGCCGGGGTTCTTCCTCGGCCTGCGGCTCTCGGCGTCGATCGCCTGGCTGACCCTGGTCGTGGTCGAGTCGGTCAACGCGGTCGACGGGCTCGGCAAGATGATGTTCCGCGCACAGGACTACGGCCAGTCCGACGTGATCCTGGTGGGCCTGGCGGTCTTCGGGATCTTCGGGTTCGGCTCCGACGCCCTGCTGCGGATCCTCGAGCGAAAGGTGCTGTCATGGCGGCGCACGCTGGCGGGCTGA
- a CDS encoding PhnD/SsuA/transferrin family substrate-binding protein, which translates to MPRSVPSPSRRLAALLAAFALAGTGCASSASTQLTAQVSDTVPAGTSLSVAVHTTEVQLKSAGEVGKLPFTVRDWPVVPAGPDVIQAFRAHAVDIATNAGIPPIQAHGTGLDAKIVAVQWKQQPQYVLATAPGSDVHALGDLRGKKIAFSPGQAQGVVVLRTLEQQGLTKDDVQLVELNSPQFLTSLQAGQVDVAPLAEPTLTKYLTQFGPEGARGIVTPAVDALTILWAPTDVLADPGKAAAIKAFIPFWSRSQVWAWENPDAWIDAYYVKDQQVSAADGRRIVDTSEKPEFPASWDAAIRWEQETVDLVSKWGYFGHSFAAADLFDRRFERVAADAVAPAYQGPRS; encoded by the coding sequence ATGCCCCGTTCCGTCCCCTCCCCATCGAGACGCCTGGCGGCGCTGCTCGCCGCGTTCGCGCTGGCCGGCACCGGCTGCGCGTCGAGCGCGAGCACGCAGCTGACCGCCCAGGTCTCCGACACCGTGCCCGCCGGGACCTCGCTCTCGGTCGCCGTGCACACGACCGAGGTGCAGCTCAAGTCCGCCGGAGAGGTCGGCAAGCTCCCGTTCACCGTGCGCGACTGGCCGGTCGTGCCGGCCGGCCCCGACGTCATCCAGGCCTTCCGCGCACACGCCGTCGACATCGCGACCAACGCCGGGATCCCGCCCATCCAGGCGCACGGCACCGGGCTGGACGCGAAGATCGTTGCGGTGCAATGGAAGCAGCAGCCGCAGTACGTGCTCGCCACCGCGCCCGGATCGGACGTGCACGCACTCGGCGACCTGCGCGGCAAGAAGATCGCGTTCTCGCCCGGCCAGGCACAGGGCGTCGTCGTGCTGCGCACCCTGGAACAGCAGGGCCTGACCAAGGACGACGTCCAGCTGGTCGAGCTCAACAGCCCGCAGTTCCTGACCTCGTTGCAGGCCGGGCAGGTCGATGTGGCACCGCTGGCGGAGCCGACGCTGACCAAGTACCTCACCCAGTTCGGCCCCGAGGGGGCCCGCGGCATCGTCACCCCCGCGGTCGACGCCCTGACCATCCTGTGGGCACCCACCGACGTGCTCGCCGATCCGGGCAAGGCCGCGGCCATCAAGGCCTTCATCCCGTTCTGGTCGCGTTCCCAGGTGTGGGCCTGGGAGAACCCGGACGCCTGGATCGACGCGTACTACGTCAAGGACCAGCAGGTGAGTGCGGCCGACGGCAGGCGGATCGTGGACACCAGCGAGAAGCCGGAGTTCCCGGCGAGCTGGGACGCGGCTATCAGATGGGAGCAGGAGACCGTCGACCTGGTGTCGAAGTGGGGCTACTTCGGCCATTCCTTCGCCGCGGCCGACCTGTTCGACCGGCGGTTCGAGCGGGTCGCGGCGGACGCGGTGGCGCCCGCCTACCAGGGGCCCCGGTCATGA
- a CDS encoding ROK family protein yields the protein MSRNASASSRRSVSASVVLRDVLAGGPVARSTIARRTGLSPSAVTGHITELAAFGLVRELDEATRTHRVGRPHVPVDIDTAQHVVAGIHVAVPHTTVALLDLRGRVLLAERLPHHAREPLAVLERAADRLLAMLEAHAPERSPVGLGVATGGWVDQASGVIVEHPVLGWRDVAARDLLAGRTGLAVEVDGHSRALIHAERLFGVTRESVLQLFVGNVVDAAFATAGTVQHGPRSAAGAVAHLPVEGSAEPCSCGRAGCLQATVSEHTLARRALAGGILDQPSFPALLALAEQGSPAAVALFRERARVIGRAAVPLVDLLNPDALIVVEPGISRVPGCLAALRAELAARSWVCDDPEHSVLPTSFPRTVLASAAGAVLLTEFYQDPLRLLTRRLRRTS from the coding sequence ATGTCGCGCAACGCATCCGCGTCGTCGCGACGCAGCGTGAGCGCGAGCGTGGTGCTGCGGGACGTGCTGGCCGGCGGGCCGGTCGCCCGCAGCACCATCGCGCGACGGACCGGGCTGTCCCCCTCGGCGGTCACCGGGCACATCACCGAGCTGGCCGCCTTCGGCCTGGTGCGGGAGCTGGACGAGGCGACCCGCACGCATCGCGTCGGGCGCCCGCACGTGCCCGTGGACATCGACACCGCCCAGCACGTCGTCGCGGGTATCCACGTCGCGGTGCCGCACACCACGGTCGCGCTGCTGGACCTGCGCGGCCGCGTCCTGCTGGCGGAGCGGCTGCCACACCACGCGCGGGAACCGTTGGCAGTACTGGAAAGGGCCGCCGACCGGCTGCTCGCGATGCTCGAGGCGCACGCACCCGAGCGCAGTCCCGTCGGCCTGGGCGTCGCGACCGGCGGCTGGGTCGACCAGGCATCCGGCGTCATCGTCGAGCATCCGGTGCTCGGCTGGCGGGACGTGGCCGCACGCGACCTGCTGGCCGGGCGAACCGGGCTCGCGGTCGAGGTGGACGGGCACTCGCGCGCGCTGATCCACGCCGAGCGACTGTTCGGCGTGACCCGGGAAAGCGTGCTCCAGCTGTTCGTCGGCAACGTGGTGGACGCCGCCTTCGCGACGGCCGGGACCGTGCAGCACGGCCCGCGCTCGGCGGCCGGGGCGGTCGCGCACCTTCCCGTCGAAGGCAGCGCCGAGCCCTGCTCGTGCGGCCGGGCCGGCTGCCTGCAGGCGACCGTGTCCGAACACACGCTCGCCCGGCGCGCGCTCGCCGGCGGAATCCTCGACCAGCCCTCGTTCCCGGCCCTGCTGGCGCTGGCCGAGCAAGGCTCGCCCGCCGCGGTCGCGCTCTTCCGGGAACGTGCCCGGGTGATCGGGCGCGCGGCCGTGCCACTGGTGGACCTGCTCAACCCCGACGCGCTGATCGTCGTGGAACCCGGGATCAGCAGGGTGCCCGGCTGCCTGGCCGCGCTGCGCGCCGAGCTCGCGGCCCGCTCCTGGGTGTGCGACGACCCCGAGCACAGCGTGCTGCCGACGAGCTTTCCCCGCACCGTGCTCGCCAGCGCCGCGGGCGCGGTCCTGCTCACCGAGTTCTACCAGGATCCGTTGCGGCTGCTCACCAGAAGGCTCCGCCGCACCAGCTGA
- a CDS encoding TauD/TfdA dioxygenase family protein has protein sequence MTVIRENPARTLTVRPVAGHIGADVDGVDLARPLGGDVVAELKDALHAHRVLFFRGQHLDHAAQIAFGRQFGDLTYAHPHDDTPPEGHPEIFTIDPRRYEERYGPDYRAQNRRRQYSYFTGWHTDVTAAVNPPAGSILRADVVPEFGGDTQWTNLVAAYEGLSEPVRAFVDTLRAEHRYGGSDRPAGDGAYARRVNDNLLVAVHPVVRVHPATGEKGLFVNPGFTSHIVGLSPRESHAVLELLYAEITRPEYTVRFRWAPGSVAFWDNRATAHLAPRDLEHLDVERRLHRVTLIGDRPVGPDGRESELIEGRPFTAEHRVVVAG, from the coding sequence ATGACCGTGATCCGGGAGAATCCGGCGCGCACCCTGACGGTGCGCCCGGTCGCAGGCCATATCGGGGCAGACGTCGACGGGGTGGATCTCGCGCGCCCGCTCGGCGGGGACGTGGTCGCGGAACTGAAGGACGCGCTGCACGCCCATCGGGTTCTGTTCTTCCGCGGCCAGCACCTCGACCACGCCGCGCAGATCGCGTTCGGCCGCCAGTTCGGCGACCTGACCTACGCCCACCCCCACGACGACACGCCGCCGGAAGGGCATCCGGAGATCTTCACCATCGACCCCCGCCGGTACGAGGAGCGCTACGGGCCGGACTACCGCGCGCAGAACCGCCGCCGGCAGTACAGCTACTTCACCGGCTGGCACACCGACGTGACGGCGGCGGTGAACCCGCCGGCGGGCTCGATCCTGCGTGCCGACGTCGTGCCGGAGTTCGGTGGCGACACGCAGTGGACGAACCTGGTCGCGGCGTACGAGGGCCTGTCCGAGCCGGTGCGGGCGTTCGTCGACACGCTGCGGGCCGAGCACCGTTACGGCGGCAGCGACCGTCCGGCCGGGGACGGCGCCTACGCGCGGCGGGTGAACGACAACCTGCTCGTGGCCGTGCACCCGGTGGTGCGCGTGCATCCGGCGACGGGGGAGAAGGGCCTGTTCGTCAACCCGGGCTTCACCAGCCACATCGTCGGGCTCTCGCCCCGGGAGAGCCACGCCGTGCTGGAGCTGCTGTACGCGGAGATCACCCGTCCCGAGTACACGGTGCGGTTCCGCTGGGCGCCGGGCAGCGTCGCGTTCTGGGACAACCGTGCTACCGCGCATCTCGCTCCGCGTGACCTCGAGCACCTCGACGTCGAGCGGCGGCTGCACCGGGTCACACTCATCGGGGACCGGCCGGTGGGACCGGACGGGCGCGAGTCGGAGCTGATCGAGGGCCGCCCGTTCACCGCGGAGCACCGGGTGGTCGTGGCCGGCTGA
- a CDS encoding GNAT family N-acetyltransferase — translation MTEAVLDNPAWAALTGPHARFAERHGQAARYEADVAPFLALAPEPDEGVWADISALAGPGAVVAMAGGIVPPPGWEIADRTPGVQLVDAGVTAAPDDEAVRLTAADAPEMLALVERTRPGPFRRRTVELGTYLGIRRGGRLIAMAGERLHPPGWTEISAVCTDAAFRGQGLGTRLVLAVAAGIRERGETPFLHAAATNTGAIGLYESLGFRLRARPVFTSVRVPGSQIAEPRFFANTQN, via the coding sequence GTGACCGAGGCAGTACTGGACAACCCCGCCTGGGCCGCGCTGACCGGGCCGCACGCGCGGTTCGCCGAACGGCATGGCCAGGCGGCGCGCTACGAGGCCGACGTCGCGCCGTTCCTCGCACTGGCCCCGGAACCGGACGAGGGCGTGTGGGCGGACATCTCGGCGCTGGCGGGGCCGGGGGCCGTGGTCGCCATGGCAGGCGGGATCGTCCCGCCGCCCGGCTGGGAGATCGCCGACCGCACGCCCGGCGTGCAGCTGGTCGACGCCGGGGTGACCGCGGCGCCCGACGACGAAGCGGTCCGGCTGACCGCCGCCGACGCGCCGGAGATGCTCGCCCTCGTCGAACGGACCCGCCCGGGCCCGTTCCGGCGGCGCACCGTCGAACTGGGCACGTACCTCGGCATCCGCCGCGGCGGCAGGCTCATCGCGATGGCGGGGGAGCGGCTGCACCCGCCGGGCTGGACCGAGATCAGCGCGGTGTGCACCGACGCGGCGTTCCGCGGTCAGGGCCTCGGCACCCGCCTGGTGCTGGCGGTCGCGGCCGGGATCCGCGAGCGCGGCGAGACCCCGTTCCTGCACGCCGCGGCGACCAACACCGGCGCGATCGGGCTGTACGAGTCACTCGGCTTCCGGCTGCGGGCCCGGCCGGTGTTCACCTCCGTGCGGGTGCCCGGTTCCCAGATCGCGGAACCGCGTTTTTTCGCGAATACGCAAAATTGA
- a CDS encoding serine hydrolase, whose product MSVEGRLREVFRDAGVRGWVHARPVTGDGEVGFGADDPVVMASTYKVVVLAAFCRAVDDGEIDPREPVTVHPDTRTEGPAGLSALRDAVTMTWRDLATSMITVSDNAAADAVHRRLGAGRVQAVLDDLALTATTVRGGTDDVHRMLVQDTAAHDVATAFAVLTDNNATAAIRALDPVYGSATTPREMTRLMSALWRGDVASPEQTAFARQVLLAQVWTHRLRAGFPGAVRVAGKTGTLGAVRNEVGVVSYPDEHPVAVAVFTHAARAEATVPRADAAIGTAAYHAVAPLREPEPHAAR is encoded by the coding sequence GTGAGCGTCGAAGGCCGGTTGCGCGAGGTGTTCCGCGACGCGGGTGTGCGTGGCTGGGTGCACGCGCGGCCGGTGACCGGCGACGGAGAGGTCGGGTTCGGCGCCGACGATCCGGTCGTGATGGCGTCGACGTACAAGGTCGTCGTCCTCGCGGCCTTCTGCCGGGCGGTCGACGACGGGGAGATCGACCCGCGGGAGCCGGTCACCGTACACCCGGACACGCGGACGGAGGGGCCAGCGGGCCTCTCGGCGCTGCGGGACGCGGTGACGATGACCTGGCGCGACCTGGCCACCTCGATGATCACCGTGTCGGACAACGCGGCGGCCGACGCCGTGCACCGCAGGCTCGGCGCCGGGCGGGTGCAGGCGGTGCTCGACGACCTGGCGCTCACGGCGACGACGGTGCGCGGCGGCACGGACGACGTCCATCGGATGCTGGTGCAGGACACCGCGGCGCACGACGTGGCCACGGCGTTCGCCGTCCTCACCGACAACAACGCCACGGCCGCGATCCGCGCGCTCGACCCCGTCTACGGCTCGGCGACGACACCCCGCGAGATGACCCGGCTGATGTCGGCGTTGTGGCGCGGGGACGTCGCTTCACCGGAGCAGACCGCGTTCGCCCGGCAGGTGCTGCTCGCGCAGGTGTGGACGCACCGGTTGCGGGCGGGCTTCCCCGGCGCGGTGCGGGTGGCGGGCAAGACCGGCACGCTCGGCGCGGTCCGCAACGAGGTGGGCGTGGTGAGCTACCCCGACGAGCACCCGGTCGCGGTGGCGGTCTTCACCCACGCCGCCCGCGCGGAGGCGACCGTCCCCCGCGCGGACGCGGCCATCGGCACGGCGGCCTATCACGCCGTGGCCCCGCTTCGGGAGCCGGAGCCGCACGCCGCGCGCTGA
- a CDS encoding LysR family transcriptional regulator, giving the protein MNLLRHLEFFVAVAEERHFGRAAARLGMAQPPLSQGVRRLEATLGVSLFDRGRGGAALTPAARDLLPRARSLLDDAAELRAAAERHARVAHRLRVGVVPAVGPRAVAGVAAAVTGCADARVEVTTGPTVTLLDRLRSEALEFAVIEHPSPLEGLVGGPVVALPMDVLLPGTHRAARRPGPVPLRLLRDLEFATGPRAAGPAAYDLLCETLDVRGYHGHTTTVHDAAAALALVASGAGFTLTADPDLGAPGVVRRPVAGDPVPLRVRVVYADPANAQARAAAIESLAERA; this is encoded by the coding sequence GTGAACCTGCTGCGGCACCTCGAATTCTTCGTGGCCGTCGCCGAGGAACGGCACTTCGGCCGGGCGGCGGCCCGGCTGGGCATGGCGCAGCCGCCGCTGTCGCAGGGAGTGCGCCGTCTCGAGGCCACGCTGGGCGTCTCCCTGTTCGACCGCGGACGCGGGGGCGCGGCTCTGACGCCCGCGGCGCGGGACCTGCTGCCGAGGGCGCGGTCGCTGCTCGACGACGCCGCGGAGCTGCGTGCCGCCGCCGAACGGCACGCCAGGGTCGCGCACCGGCTGCGGGTCGGGGTCGTCCCCGCGGTCGGGCCGCGCGCCGTGGCGGGGGTCGCCGCGGCGGTCACCGGGTGCGCGGACGCGCGCGTCGAGGTGACGACCGGTCCGACGGTGACACTGCTGGACCGGCTGCGGTCCGAAGCACTGGAGTTCGCGGTGATCGAACACCCGTCCCCGCTGGAGGGCCTGGTCGGCGGGCCCGTCGTCGCGCTGCCGATGGACGTCCTGCTGCCCGGGACCCACCGCGCCGCCCGCCGTCCCGGACCGGTGCCGCTGCGGCTGCTGCGGGACCTGGAGTTCGCCACCGGCCCCCGCGCCGCCGGCCCGGCGGCGTACGACCTGTTGTGCGAGACGCTCGACGTGCGGGGATACCACGGCCACACGACCACCGTGCACGACGCGGCGGCGGCACTCGCCCTGGTCGCCTCCGGCGCCGGATTCACCCTCACCGCGGACCCCGATCTCGGCGCGCCGGGCGTCGTGCGCCGGCCCGTGGCCGGAGACCCGGTGCCGTTGCGGGTGCGCGTGGTCTACGCGGACCCGGCGAACGCGCAGGCGCGGGCGGCGGCCATCGAAAGCCTGGCGGAGCGGGCGTGA